The following are from one region of the Spirochaetae bacterium HGW-Spirochaetae-1 genome:
- a CDS encoding TIGR00299 family protein, protein MKIAYFDCFSGISGNMIIGALIDAGLDPGILEAELKKLPVTGYSLSVKKVLKNGISGTHFSVITDDHDSHHSHRSLSHITGIINDSGLDPWVKEQALAVFTNIGTVEARIHGVPVDEIHFHEIGAVDSIVDITGTMIALKELDIAVVESSAVHLGSGFIKTQHGLLPVPAPATAELLKSIPVFSKNIEGELTTPTGAALIVHLARRFGPIPAMKIYHTGYGAGTHDLPIPNLLRVHIGETQESDIDTDDILVMECNIDDMNPQYYQHIFQTLLDRGALDVYITPIIMKKGRPASLLTVLCTQEKAETLQDTLFRESTTSGIRTHSCSRKKLKRSFIKVETKYGIVSVKVHEKDGEVITITPEYEDCRRIAEEKNIPVKEVCRQAVQAVYEKNRQ, encoded by the coding sequence ATGAAAATTGCATACTTCGACTGTTTCTCCGGCATTAGCGGCAACATGATAATCGGCGCGCTCATAGACGCAGGCCTGGACCCGGGCATCCTTGAAGCGGAGCTGAAAAAACTCCCCGTCACGGGATACAGCCTGTCCGTAAAAAAAGTATTAAAAAACGGCATCAGCGGCACCCACTTTTCCGTTATCACCGATGACCATGATTCGCATCATTCCCACCGCTCACTGTCCCACATCACCGGCATAATAAACGACAGCGGCCTCGATCCATGGGTGAAGGAACAGGCCCTGGCCGTATTCACGAACATCGGCACCGTGGAAGCGCGGATACACGGCGTCCCCGTCGATGAAATACATTTCCACGAGATAGGCGCCGTGGACTCCATCGTGGACATCACGGGCACCATGATCGCCCTGAAGGAGCTTGATATCGCCGTTGTGGAATCATCGGCGGTCCATCTCGGTTCGGGTTTCATAAAAACACAGCACGGCCTCCTGCCAGTACCGGCCCCGGCCACGGCCGAGCTCCTTAAAAGCATTCCTGTTTTTTCAAAGAACATCGAAGGCGAACTCACCACTCCCACGGGCGCGGCCCTCATCGTACATCTGGCCCGACGCTTCGGCCCCATCCCCGCCATGAAAATTTATCATACCGGTTACGGGGCCGGTACGCACGACCTTCCCATCCCGAACCTGCTCCGCGTCCATATAGGCGAAACGCAGGAAAGCGATATCGATACCGATGACATTCTCGTCATGGAATGCAATATCGACGACATGAATCCCCAGTACTATCAGCACATCTTCCAGACACTGCTTGACCGGGGCGCCCTGGATGTGTATATAACACCAATCATCATGAAAAAGGGGCGCCCGGCATCGCTCCTCACGGTACTCTGCACACAGGAAAAGGCTGAAACTCTGCAGGACACACTCTTCCGTGAATCTACCACATCGGGCATCCGCACCCATTCGTGTTCCAGGAAAAAACTGAAGCGTTCCTTTATTAAAGTTGAAACGAAATATGGAATCGTCAGCGTAAAGGTCCACGAGAAAGATGGTGAAGTTATCACAATAACTCCGGAATATGAGGACTGCCGCAGAATTGCTGAAGAAAAAAACATTCCGGTGAAAGAGGTCTGCCGCCAGGCGGTACAGGCTGTATATGAGAAAAATCGTCAGTAA
- a CDS encoding 1-(5-phosphoribosyl)-5-amino-4-imidazole-carboxylate carboxylase, giving the protein MDKDRLKKLLANVRDGKINIDDALLSLKSLPFDDLDFAKVDHHRAIRQGHPEVIFCQGKTVEQILAIVDRLIAHHNTIMATRATREVYEAVKALHPSAEYNADARIIVVGKKSSEQGKGLILVITAGTSDIPVAEEAALTAETMGNRVERLFDVGVSGLHRLFAHMDKINSAKVIIAVAGMEGALPSIIGGLVDVPVIAVPTSVGYGASFGGLSALLTMLNTCAPGITVVNIDNGFGAGYFAGMINH; this is encoded by the coding sequence ATGGATAAAGACCGGCTGAAGAAACTTTTGGCAAATGTACGCGATGGGAAGATAAACATCGACGATGCCCTGCTGTCCCTGAAATCACTTCCCTTCGACGACCTGGATTTCGCCAAGGTGGACCACCATCGCGCCATCAGGCAGGGACATCCCGAAGTAATTTTCTGCCAGGGAAAAACCGTTGAGCAGATTCTGGCCATAGTGGACCGCCTCATTGCCCACCACAACACCATCATGGCCACAAGGGCCACGCGTGAAGTCTATGAGGCGGTAAAAGCGCTCCACCCATCGGCTGAATATAACGCCGATGCCCGCATCATCGTCGTCGGGAAAAAAAGCTCAGAACAGGGCAAAGGACTCATTCTGGTCATAACGGCCGGTACCTCGGATATACCCGTGGCCGAGGAAGCGGCACTGACGGCCGAAACCATGGGCAACCGGGTTGAACGCCTCTTCGATGTGGGCGTATCGGGCCTTCACCGCCTTTTCGCCCACATGGATAAAATCAACAGTGCCAAAGTGATTATTGCCGTGGCCGGCATGGAAGGGGCCCTGCCCAGCATCATCGGCGGTCTGGTCGATGTTCCGGTCATCGCCGTCCCCACCAGCGTGGGATACGGTGCAAGCTTTGGCGGTCTCTCGGCCCTGCTCACCATGCTGAACACCTGCGCACCGGGAATCACCGTGGTCAACATAGACAACGGTTTCGGCGCCGGTTATTTTGCCGGCATGATAAATCACTGA
- a CDS encoding TIGR00268 family protein → MQFIRKRGYTINTENKLTALRNIIASYKKAVVAYSGGVDSTFLLRVAHDVLGTDALAVTIDSPLSPAQDLTRSDTIIQKWGISHHTLFIDLLMNEKIRANPNNRCYHCKKELFSTIRDFALAKGISAVLEGSNTDDIHDYRPGMQALEELGIHSPLKDAGLTKNEIRHLARQMGLPNWDRPSTPCLATRIPPGTPITVEVLKQVDRAEELLHAMGINELRVRVHGDLARIEVPREAMPLFIDEEHSARVSAEFRKLGFRHIALDIDGYRMGSMNKSAHNEEE, encoded by the coding sequence ATGCAGTTTATCCGGAAAAGAGGATATACCATCAATACGGAAAATAAACTCACGGCGCTCCGGAACATCATTGCCTCTTATAAAAAAGCGGTGGTCGCCTATTCCGGCGGCGTTGACAGCACCTTTCTTCTCCGGGTGGCTCATGATGTCTTGGGGACTGATGCCCTGGCCGTCACCATCGATTCACCCCTATCCCCGGCACAGGATTTGACCAGGTCCGACACTATCATACAAAAATGGGGCATCTCCCACCATACTCTTTTCATCGACCTTCTCATGAACGAAAAGATACGTGCAAATCCCAATAACCGGTGTTATCACTGTAAAAAAGAACTATTTTCGACCATCCGTGATTTCGCCCTGGCAAAGGGCATATCAGCGGTCCTGGAAGGCTCAAATACCGATGATATCCATGACTATCGCCCCGGCATGCAGGCCCTGGAAGAACTGGGCATCCACAGCCCCCTGAAAGATGCAGGCCTTACCAAGAATGAAATCCGTCACCTGGCGCGGCAGATGGGCCTTCCCAACTGGGACAGACCTTCCACACCCTGCCTGGCAACGCGTATCCCCCCTGGTACGCCCATAACTGTTGAGGTGCTAAAACAGGTTGACAGGGCCGAGGAGCTTCTTCACGCTATGGGAATAAATGAGCTGCGCGTCCGTGTCCACGGCGATCTGGCCCGCATCGAGGTTCCCCGTGAAGCGATGCCTCTTTTTATTGACGAAGAACACAGTGCCCGAGTATCGGCGGAATTCCGCAAGCTGGGGTTTCGGCATATTGCCCTGGATATAGACGGATACCGCATGGGCAGCATGAACAAGTCAGCTCATAATGAAGAGGAATGA